A stretch of the Staphylococcus sp. NRL 16/872 genome encodes the following:
- a CDS encoding TetR/AcrR family transcriptional regulator, with product MKEDRRIRKTKSAIKKAFIQLLKEKDLDKITVQDISNQADINRGTFYLHYEDKYTLLSDMEDEYISEIWSLSQFNHFNASSPENIADEFINNTLTKILQHIADNIDFYHTILQLNRKSKLEDKIYFLIKENMQKYISVNHEIDGIPEMYFHSYVAGATISTIKYWVQDDNRITVDELTQHIFKIVYNGPLRIMAENHYARTQTT from the coding sequence ATGAAAGAAGATAGGCGAATCAGAAAGACAAAGTCAGCAATAAAGAAAGCCTTTATACAGCTACTAAAAGAAAAAGATCTCGATAAAATTACTGTTCAAGATATTTCCAATCAAGCTGATATTAATCGTGGTACATTTTACTTACATTATGAAGATAAATATACGCTATTATCAGATATGGAAGATGAATATATTTCTGAAATATGGTCTTTATCCCAATTCAATCATTTTAATGCTAGTTCCCCAGAAAATATCGCGGATGAATTTATAAATAATACGTTAACGAAGATCTTGCAACATATTGCTGATAATATTGACTTCTACCATACTATTCTTCAATTAAATAGAAAAAGTAAGCTTGAAGATAAAATTTATTTCTTAATAAAGGAAAATATGCAAAAATATATAAGTGTTAATCATGAAATTGATGGCATCCCTGAAATGTATTTTCATAGTTATGTAGCCGGTGCCACCATTTCCACTATTAAATATTGGGTACAGGATGACAATCGTATTACTGTTGATGAATTGACGCAACACATTTTCAAAATCGTTTACAACGGTCCATTAAGAATTATGGCAGAAAATCATTACGCACGTACTCAAACAACTTAG
- a CDS encoding ABC transporter permease, with protein MHIFKSILLWATPLAAIALLVIFSLAFYPAFNPKPKEMPIAVVNNDKGVDIQGHKVNIGKKIEDKLMDSRSETIKWINVDDESDIQKDMENEKYYGVAIFDEDFSKNAMSKTQKVVMDSKKSEMQQKVESGEVPPQAAKEMQEKMGNKSVDVKQATFKTIVNKGVSMQASQMVSKVLSGMGDNLNNQITKQSIDTLSKQDVKVDASDIKGITNPVKVDNQDLHSIASHQGGGNAAFLMFMPVWMGSLVSSVLLFFAFRTSNNVERKQRIIASLGQIVVAVITAVLGSFSFVYFMHGVLGFDFGLGHINRVALFLTISMLGFIGLILGIMVWLGMKALPIFILLMFFSMQLVTLPKEMLPKKYQTWVYNIDPFTHYANSLRRIIYMNEHLTMNTTTWMMVGFMIFGVISVIVSAMVRKHSTKRTEVPS; from the coding sequence ATGCATATTTTCAAAAGTATTTTACTTTGGGCTACACCTTTAGCTGCGATTGCTTTATTAGTTATCTTTTCTTTAGCATTTTATCCAGCATTCAATCCAAAACCTAAAGAAATGCCAATTGCAGTTGTAAATAATGATAAAGGCGTAGATATCCAAGGTCATAAAGTAAATATTGGTAAAAAAATTGAAGATAAATTAATGGATAGTCGTTCTGAAACAATTAAATGGATTAACGTAGACGACGAATCAGATATTCAAAAAGATATGGAAAATGAAAAATATTATGGGGTTGCTATTTTTGATGAAGACTTCTCAAAAAATGCGATGAGCAAAACGCAAAAAGTAGTCATGGATAGCAAAAAATCAGAAATGCAACAAAAGGTTGAATCAGGAGAGGTTCCACCTCAAGCAGCAAAAGAAATGCAAGAAAAAATGGGGAATAAAAGTGTTGATGTAAAACAAGCTACTTTCAAAACAATTGTTAACAAAGGCGTTAGCATGCAAGCATCTCAAATGGTGTCAAAAGTTTTAAGTGGTATGGGCGATAATTTGAATAATCAAATTACTAAACAAAGTATCGATACGTTATCTAAACAAGACGTAAAAGTAGACGCATCTGATATTAAAGGCATTACAAACCCTGTTAAAGTTGATAACCAAGACTTACATTCAATTGCTAGCCATCAAGGTGGCGGTAATGCAGCATTCTTAATGTTTATGCCAGTATGGATGGGCTCATTAGTATCATCTGTATTATTATTCTTTGCATTTAGAACAAGTAATAATGTCGAAAGGAAACAACGTATTATTGCTTCATTAGGACAAATTGTTGTAGCAGTCATTACAGCGGTATTAGGAAGCTTTAGCTTCGTTTACTTCATGCATGGTGTATTAGGATTTGACTTCGGTTTAGGTCATATTAATCGCGTAGCATTATTCTTAACAATTTCAATGTTAGGATTTATCGGTTTAATCTTAGGAATTATGGTTTGGTTAGGTATGAAAGCTTTACCAATCTTCATTCTACTTATGTTCTTTAGCATGCAACTTGTTACATTGCCTAAAGAAATGCTTCCAAAAAAATATCAAACTTGGGTATATAACATCGATCCGTTTACACATTATGCTAATTCTTTAAGAAGAATTATTTACATGAATGAGCATCTTACTATGAATACAACAACTTGGATGATGGTTGGCTTTATGATCTTCGGTGTAATTTCAGTTATTGTATCTGCAATGGTTAGAAAACATAGTACAAAACGTACTGAAGTACCATCATAA
- a CDS encoding magnesium transporter CorA family protein — protein MLTAYKHTTTNEIVETTLLDRSASWINVVEPDREEIEELIEQYNLPEDFIRDPLDSEESARIEYDEDTGYSLIIVDLPIVSSTNRRVLSFVTIPLGIVIGKGIILTICDAENEFLENYTRQDNVNLKYHSRFALDILLTISNHYNRNLRLLNKSRIRIERELKNNITNKQLYKLMEVEKSLVYFLAALKGNDTIIKKLFRLPAIKRFEEDEDLLEDLVIENNQAIETTELYTSILESITTSYSSLLSNEMNNIMKTLTLFTVLLTLPTLVFSFFGMNVPLPIDDKSYLSWMIVVGISLILVMIVSIFLWRKQQL, from the coding sequence ATGCTAACTGCATACAAACATACAACGACTAATGAAATTGTTGAAACAACACTGTTAGATCGTTCTGCATCATGGATTAATGTTGTAGAACCAGATAGAGAAGAAATCGAGGAGTTAATTGAACAATATAATCTTCCTGAAGACTTTATTCGAGATCCATTAGATTCCGAGGAAAGTGCACGTATTGAATATGATGAGGATACGGGTTACTCATTAATTATTGTCGATTTACCAATTGTTAGCTCTACGAATCGACGTGTGCTTTCATTCGTAACCATTCCTTTAGGCATTGTTATCGGAAAAGGAATTATTTTAACTATTTGCGATGCTGAGAATGAATTCTTAGAAAATTATACACGCCAAGATAATGTTAATTTGAAATATCACAGTCGCTTTGCATTAGATATTCTCTTAACAATTTCTAACCACTACAACAGAAATTTACGACTTTTGAATAAATCACGAATTCGTATAGAACGTGAATTGAAAAATAATATTACTAACAAACAACTTTACAAATTAATGGAAGTTGAAAAAAGTTTAGTATACTTCTTAGCCGCACTAAAAGGGAACGATACTATTATTAAAAAACTATTCCGCTTACCAGCGATTAAACGTTTCGAAGAAGATGAGGATTTACTTGAAGATTTAGTGATTGAAAATAACCAAGCGATTGAGACAACTGAACTTTATACAAGTATCCTAGAAAGTATTACGACATCATACTCTTCATTACTATCTAATGAAATGAATAACATTATGAAAACATTGACGTTATTTACCGTTTTACTTACATTGCCAACACTTGTTTTTAGTTTCTTTGGAATGAACGTGCCGCTTCCAATTGATGATAAAAGTTATCTCTCATGGATGATCGTTGTCGGCATTTCACTCATACTTGTAATGATTGTTAGTATCTTCTTGTGGCGTAAACAGCAACTTTGA